One window of the Microvirga mediterraneensis genome contains the following:
- the miaB gene encoding tRNA (N6-isopentenyl adenosine(37)-C2)-methylthiotransferase MiaB, with product MKKVFVKSYGCQMNVYDAERMADMLATEGYSETKAMEEADLVILNTCHIREKAAEKVYSELGRVRELKKEREASGQETKVVVAGCVAQAEGKEILRRAPAVDVVVGPQNYHNLPALLNKSRSERIVDTEFPIEDKFDHLPAPSKAKTRSRGVSAFLTIQEGCDKFCTFCVVPYTRGAEVSRPVAKILDEALRLADAGVRELTLIGQNVNAYHGDGPDGSVWSLGRLLHRLAEVPGIARLRYTTSHPRDMDDELIAAHRDLPAVMPYLHLPVQSGSDRILDAMNRKHTGDEYRRLIERIRAAQPRLALSSDFIVGFPGETDAEFEETMRLVADVGFASSFSFKYSPRPGTPAAEIDAQVSEAVKAERLARLQNLLEMQRQAFNHGTVGQTLDVLLEKPGRHPGQMAGKSPYLQAVQIETDRHAVGEIVTVRITQAGSNSLFGEWVGPGSQVAA from the coding sequence GTGAAAAAAGTCTTCGTCAAATCCTATGGCTGCCAGATGAACGTCTACGATGCCGAGCGCATGGCGGACATGCTGGCGACGGAGGGATACAGCGAAACCAAGGCCATGGAGGAGGCGGATCTCGTCATCCTCAACACGTGCCATATCCGCGAGAAAGCCGCCGAAAAAGTCTATTCCGAGCTCGGCCGGGTGCGCGAGCTCAAGAAGGAGCGCGAGGCATCGGGCCAGGAGACGAAGGTCGTGGTGGCCGGGTGCGTCGCGCAGGCCGAGGGCAAGGAGATCCTGCGCCGGGCGCCCGCCGTCGACGTGGTGGTCGGCCCGCAGAACTATCACAACCTGCCCGCCCTCCTGAACAAGTCGCGCTCCGAGCGGATCGTCGATACGGAATTCCCGATCGAGGACAAGTTCGACCACCTGCCCGCCCCTTCCAAGGCCAAGACCCGGAGCCGCGGCGTGTCGGCCTTCCTCACCATCCAGGAAGGCTGCGACAAGTTCTGCACCTTCTGCGTGGTGCCCTATACAAGGGGCGCGGAAGTCTCGCGCCCGGTCGCCAAGATTCTCGACGAGGCCCTGCGCCTCGCCGATGCGGGCGTGCGCGAGCTGACGCTGATCGGCCAGAACGTGAACGCCTATCACGGCGATGGGCCGGACGGCTCCGTCTGGTCGCTCGGCCGCCTGCTCCACCGCCTGGCCGAGGTGCCCGGCATCGCCCGGCTCCGCTACACCACCAGCCATCCGCGCGACATGGACGACGAGCTGATCGCGGCCCATCGGGACCTGCCCGCCGTGATGCCTTATCTGCACTTGCCGGTGCAGTCCGGCTCCGACCGCATCCTCGACGCGATGAACCGCAAGCATACGGGCGACGAGTACCGCCGCCTGATCGAGCGCATCCGCGCGGCCCAACCCCGGCTCGCGCTGTCGTCCGACTTCATCGTCGGCTTCCCGGGCGAGACTGATGCGGAATTCGAGGAGACCATGCGGCTCGTGGCCGATGTGGGTTTCGCCAGCTCCTTCTCGTTCAAGTACAGCCCCCGCCCCGGCACGCCGGCGGCGGAAATCGACGCCCAGGTGTCCGAGGCCGTGAAGGCCGAGCGGCTGGCGCGGCTCCAGAATCTGCTGGAAATGCAGCGGCAGGCCTTCAATCACGGAACCGTGGGGCAGACCCTCGACGTTCTCTTGGAGAAGCCGGGTCGTCATCCGGGCCAGATGGCAGGCAAGTCGCCTTATCTGCAGGCCGTGCAGATCGAGACCGACCGCCACGCCGTCGGCGAGATCGTGACGGTGCGGATCACGCAGGCCGGTTCCAACAGCCTGTTCGGGGAATGGGTCGGACCCGGCAGTCAAGTCGCTGCCTAG
- the lnt gene encoding apolipoprotein N-acyltransferase, translated as MMRLADRVILARGWRRWLTAFAAGAVGAMAMPPFGILPALVFSLVPAVWLLDGTVKDGPSRWAPFRAAALLGWFWGFGYFVAGLWWLGAAFLVEADQFAWAMPFGVLGLPALLAFFSAFGFALARLFWQPDAWRILALAFGLTVSEWLRGHLFTGFPWNNPGMALGQNTWLMQSASLVGLYGLTFLSVAICAAPAVLLTGQTTRARWTAPGLATALLLGLAAFGAWRLPSEASAQVENVRLRIMQPNLPQDAKFNPRNRDAIMRRYLTLSASPGRDGKAAAPTHIVWPESAFPFLLHRDPASLAQIAALLGPGSTLITGAARMDDPLPGEAAGKFYNAIQVIDDKGTILGAYDKVHLVPFGEYVPKFLDTLMRAVGLRQFVHIPGGFEPSEKRAMLSIPGLPPVAATICYEAIFPGEIVAEGARPDLILNVTNDGWFGQTPGPYQHFAQARLRAVEEGLPLVRAANTGISAVIDPFGRIVDNLPLGVEGVIDTSLPVAEPLTLYRSWGRFSLTATLAICLILLIARRRHQSSLN; from the coding sequence ATGATGCGTCTGGCCGATCGCGTCATCCTTGCAAGAGGATGGCGCCGCTGGCTCACGGCCTTTGCGGCCGGGGCCGTCGGCGCCATGGCCATGCCGCCCTTCGGCATCCTGCCTGCGCTCGTGTTCTCCCTCGTGCCGGCCGTCTGGCTCCTGGACGGCACCGTCAAGGACGGCCCCTCCCGCTGGGCGCCCTTCCGAGCCGCCGCCCTCCTCGGCTGGTTCTGGGGCTTCGGCTATTTCGTCGCCGGATTGTGGTGGCTCGGCGCCGCCTTCCTCGTGGAGGCCGACCAGTTCGCCTGGGCCATGCCCTTCGGGGTGCTGGGCCTGCCCGCCCTGCTCGCCTTCTTTTCCGCTTTCGGTTTCGCCCTCGCCCGCCTGTTCTGGCAGCCCGATGCCTGGCGCATTCTCGCCCTCGCCTTCGGCCTGACGGTCAGCGAATGGCTGCGCGGCCATCTCTTCACCGGCTTTCCCTGGAACAATCCCGGGATGGCTCTCGGTCAGAATACCTGGCTCATGCAATCCGCCTCGCTGGTGGGCCTCTACGGCCTGACCTTCCTGAGCGTCGCCATCTGTGCCGCGCCCGCCGTTCTGCTCACCGGACAAACGACGCGCGCCCGCTGGACGGCCCCGGGTCTCGCGACTGCCCTGCTTCTCGGCCTTGCGGCCTTCGGAGCCTGGCGTCTCCCGTCGGAGGCCTCGGCGCAGGTCGAGAACGTGCGCCTGCGCATCATGCAGCCCAACCTGCCGCAGGACGCCAAGTTCAACCCGCGCAACCGCGACGCCATCATGCGGCGCTACCTGACCCTGAGCGCGAGCCCCGGCCGGGACGGCAAGGCCGCTGCACCGACCCACATCGTCTGGCCGGAATCGGCCTTTCCGTTCCTGCTCCATCGCGACCCCGCCTCCCTGGCGCAGATCGCCGCCCTCCTCGGTCCGGGCTCCACCCTGATCACGGGTGCCGCCCGCATGGACGATCCCCTGCCCGGCGAGGCGGCGGGCAAGTTCTACAACGCCATCCAGGTGATCGACGACAAGGGCACGATCCTCGGCGCCTACGACAAGGTCCATCTGGTGCCCTTCGGCGAATATGTGCCGAAATTTCTCGATACCTTGATGAGAGCCGTGGGTCTGCGCCAGTTCGTTCATATTCCCGGCGGCTTCGAGCCGAGCGAGAAGCGCGCGATGCTATCCATACCGGGCCTTCCGCCCGTTGCCGCGACGATCTGCTACGAGGCGATCTTTCCGGGAGAGATCGTCGCCGAGGGGGCTCGGCCGGACCTGATCCTGAACGTGACCAACGATGGGTGGTTCGGTCAGACCCCTGGACCCTATCAGCACTTCGCCCAAGCCCGTCTGCGGGCGGTCGAGGAGGGCCTTCCGCTGGTGAGGGCAGCCAATACGGGAATCTCGGCCGTCATCGATCCTTTTGGTCGGATAGTCGACAATCTTCCATTGGGAGTTGAAGGTGTCATCGATACCTCCCTTCCGGTTGCTGAACCCCTTACTCTTTATAGGAGTTGGGGCAGGTTTTCTTTGACGGCCACGCTTGCGATCTGCTTAATCCTGCTGATAGCACGTCGCAGGCACCAATCATCCCTAAACTAA
- the mltA gene encoding murein transglycosylase A produces MSTGSASALADQARLEPLSFQDLAGWEADDHAAAFQAFLRSCRPLEASAAALRPAQAPQADLLAVCREALKTPGLGRAEARRFFETRFQPLAVTPLSGGGFLTGYYEPEFRGSRRPDATYRVPLLDRPDDLVTIPQGETLPGLDKGLQAARRTRGGYEPYPDRAAIENGALGTLARPIVYLREPGEAFIIHVQGSARIRLDDGSVMRVAYAGRNGRPYTSIGRLLVQRGEMDLETMTLDKLMGWLKSHPESAKALMRQNQSYIFFREAGELAPEDGPIGGAGTPLVPGRSLAVDRSLWAYGLPVWLDGQLPLTLDTAEPLRRLMISQDTGSAIVGPARGDFFFGSGEEAGRRAGLLRHAVRFVVLQPNPRSCPSEAAPASSAPRRSGSGLTWPGM; encoded by the coding sequence ATGTCCACTGGCTCGGCCTCGGCGCTGGCGGATCAGGCGCGGCTCGAGCCCCTGTCCTTCCAGGATCTCGCCGGCTGGGAGGCGGACGATCACGCCGCCGCCTTCCAGGCCTTCCTGCGCTCCTGCCGGCCTCTCGAGGCCAGTGCCGCCGCCCTTCGCCCGGCCCAGGCACCGCAAGCGGACCTCCTGGCCGTCTGCCGCGAGGCCCTGAAGACGCCCGGTCTCGGCCGGGCCGAGGCGAGGCGCTTCTTCGAAACCCGTTTTCAGCCCCTCGCCGTTACGCCCCTGTCCGGCGGCGGCTTCCTCACGGGCTATTACGAGCCCGAATTCCGGGGCTCGCGCAGGCCTGACGCGACCTATCGGGTCCCCCTGCTCGACCGGCCCGACGACCTCGTCACGATCCCACAGGGCGAAACCCTGCCCGGCCTCGACAAGGGCCTCCAGGCGGCCCGGCGCACCCGGGGCGGCTACGAGCCTTATCCCGACCGTGCCGCCATCGAGAACGGAGCCTTAGGAACGCTCGCCCGCCCCATCGTCTATCTGCGCGAGCCGGGCGAGGCCTTCATCATCCATGTGCAGGGCTCGGCCCGCATCCGCCTCGACGACGGCTCGGTGATGCGCGTGGCCTATGCCGGGCGCAATGGCCGGCCCTACACGTCCATCGGCCGCCTTCTGGTGCAGCGGGGCGAGATGGATCTGGAGACCATGACGCTGGACAAGCTCATGGGCTGGCTCAAGAGCCACCCGGAATCGGCCAAGGCTCTGATGCGGCAGAACCAGTCCTATATCTTCTTCCGTGAGGCGGGCGAGCTCGCGCCCGAGGACGGCCCCATCGGAGGCGCCGGCACCCCGCTCGTGCCCGGCCGGAGCCTCGCTGTGGATCGATCCCTGTGGGCCTATGGCCTTCCCGTCTGGCTCGACGGGCAATTGCCACTCACCCTCGACACGGCCGAGCCCCTGCGGCGGCTGATGATCTCCCAGGACACGGGCTCGGCCATCGTCGGCCCGGCGCGGGGCGATTTCTTCTTCGGCAGCGGCGAGGAGGCGGGACGGCGCGCCGGCCTGCTCCGTCATGCCGTGCGGTTCGTGGTCCTGCAGCCCAACCCCCGTTCATGCCCAAGCGAAGCCGCACCCGCCAGCTCAGCTCCGAGGAGAAGCGGCTCTGGTCTCACGTGGCCAGGCATGTGA
- a CDS encoding PhoH family protein, with amino-acid sequence MSPADNATARAQKGRNATSLHPGVVEEAEIILTFDDNRLASLVFGQYDQNLAHLERRLNVTAIANGNRVTVKGTPEGSEMARRVLERLYERARQGGALGPGDVDGAVEESTLQGSLFPAAEEQPAAGLTAFDQISTRRRGPVRARNASQNTYIKALKTNELVFAEGPAGTGKTWLAVGYAVSLLEQGQVDRLIISRPAVEAGERLGFLPGDMREKVDPYLRPIYDALYDFMEARHVDRGLQTGMIEIAPLAFMRGRTLTNALVLLDEAQNTTSMQMKMFLTRLGEGSRMIITGDPTQIDLPPGQKSGLVEAARILNGVEGIARVTFKEADVVRHDLVRRIVTAYDKAAREAPPQSDQPRYDRDRRP; translated from the coding sequence TTGAGCCCAGCGGACAACGCGACCGCACGAGCCCAAAAGGGACGGAACGCCACCAGCTTGCACCCCGGCGTCGTGGAAGAGGCGGAGATCATTCTCACCTTCGACGACAACCGTCTCGCCAGCCTCGTCTTCGGACAATACGACCAGAACCTCGCCCATTTGGAGCGGCGCCTGAATGTGACCGCCATCGCCAACGGCAACCGGGTCACCGTCAAGGGTACGCCCGAAGGCTCCGAGATGGCGCGCCGGGTTCTGGAAAGGCTCTACGAGCGCGCCCGTCAGGGCGGAGCGCTCGGGCCGGGCGATGTGGACGGCGCCGTCGAGGAGAGCACCCTGCAGGGCAGCCTCTTCCCGGCCGCCGAGGAGCAGCCGGCCGCGGGCCTCACCGCCTTCGACCAGATCTCCACCCGCAGGCGTGGACCCGTGCGGGCTCGCAATGCCTCGCAGAACACCTATATCAAGGCGCTCAAGACGAACGAGCTCGTCTTCGCTGAAGGCCCGGCCGGCACCGGCAAGACCTGGCTCGCCGTCGGCTATGCGGTGTCGCTCCTGGAACAGGGTCAGGTGGACCGGCTGATCATCTCCCGTCCGGCCGTGGAAGCGGGCGAGCGCCTCGGCTTCCTGCCGGGCGACATGCGCGAGAAGGTCGATCCGTATCTGCGCCCGATCTACGACGCGCTCTACGACTTCATGGAAGCGCGCCATGTGGATCGCGGCCTGCAGACCGGCATGATCGAGATCGCCCCGCTGGCATTCATGCGCGGGCGCACCCTCACCAATGCCCTGGTGCTGCTCGACGAGGCGCAGAACACCACGTCGATGCAGATGAAGATGTTCCTGACGCGACTCGGCGAAGGCTCGCGGATGATCATCACCGGCGACCCGACGCAGATCGACCTGCCGCCGGGCCAGAAATCCGGCCTCGTCGAAGCGGCGCGCATCCTGAACGGTGTCGAGGGCATTGCCCGCGTCACCTTCAAGGAAGCCGACGTGGTGCGTCACGATCTCGTGCGCCGCATCGTGACCGCCTACGACAAGGCCGCCCGCGAAGCGCCGCCTCAATCGGATCAACCCCGTTACGACCGGGACCGCAGACCGTGA
- the ybeY gene encoding rRNA maturation RNase YbeY: MIEAGDWDRLENAEALAQKAAEAALSVTYEADGEFEASVMLADDAQIRELNRTWRGKDKPTNVLSFPAPEQPGANGPRHLGDIALAYETLVRESEEESKELSHHFAHLIVHGVLHLLGYDHEVEAEAEIMEGLEVKALATLGIADPYRDMAA; this comes from the coding sequence ATGATCGAGGCGGGCGACTGGGACCGCCTCGAGAACGCAGAGGCCCTGGCGCAGAAGGCTGCCGAGGCCGCCCTCTCCGTCACCTACGAGGCGGATGGCGAATTCGAGGCGAGCGTGATGCTCGCCGACGACGCCCAGATCCGCGAACTGAACCGGACCTGGCGGGGCAAGGACAAGCCCACCAACGTGCTGTCCTTCCCGGCGCCCGAGCAGCCGGGCGCAAACGGCCCTCGCCATTTGGGCGACATTGCTTTAGCTTACGAAACGCTGGTGCGCGAATCCGAGGAGGAATCCAAGGAGCTCTCGCATCATTTTGCCCATTTGATCGTTCATGGAGTCCTGCACCTCCTCGGCTACGACCACGAGGTCGAGGCGGAGGCGGAGATCATGGAAGGTCTTGAGGTAAAGGCGCTCGCCACCCTTGGCATCGCCGATCCCTATCGCGATATGGCAGCATGA
- a CDS encoding helix-turn-helix domain-containing protein produces the protein MTPFGERVRQLRRERGRMLKDMASHLGVSSAYLSALERGERGKPTWALIQGVLQYFHIIWDEADELTRLADLSDPKVKIDTAGGDPKATLLANRLAREIRSLSESELEDMLAVLDRAQTRERRSPVPIQAVQDTV, from the coding sequence ATGACTCCCTTCGGTGAACGGGTTCGGCAGCTGCGCCGGGAGCGCGGGCGGATGTTGAAGGACATGGCGTCCCATCTCGGCGTGTCGAGCGCCTATCTCTCGGCCCTGGAGCGCGGCGAGCGCGGCAAGCCCACCTGGGCGCTCATCCAGGGCGTCCTGCAGTATTTCCACATCATCTGGGACGAGGCCGACGAGCTGACGCGCCTCGCCGATCTCTCCGACCCGAAGGTGAAGATCGACACGGCAGGCGGGGACCCGAAGGCGACGCTGCTGGCCAACCGCCTCGCCCGCGAGATCCGGTCTCTCTCCGAGAGCGAGCTCGAGGACATGCTGGCGGTTCTCGACAGGGCCCAGACCCGCGAGAGGCGTTCGCCCGTGCCCATCCAGGCGGTGCAGGATACTGTCTGA
- the secB gene encoding protein-export chaperone SecB, which yields MAENPANNGAPALNALAQYCKDFSFENPNAPRSLQQQSEGPQINLQVNVNAKQLADADFEVDLTLEGDAKIGGKDVLFAFELTYSGVFRIQNIPQEQLHPVVMIECPRLLFPFARQIVADAVRNGGFPPLYIDPIDFVALYRQRAAEVQAQQNGAGPTLS from the coding sequence ATGGCCGAGAACCCGGCAAACAACGGAGCGCCCGCGCTCAACGCCCTTGCGCAGTACTGCAAGGACTTTTCCTTCGAGAACCCCAACGCCCCCCGGTCCCTGCAGCAGCAGTCGGAAGGCCCGCAGATCAACCTGCAGGTCAACGTGAACGCCAAGCAGCTCGCGGATGCGGATTTTGAGGTCGACCTGACCCTCGAGGGCGATGCCAAGATCGGCGGCAAGGACGTATTGTTCGCCTTCGAGCTGACCTATTCGGGCGTGTTCCGGATTCAGAACATCCCGCAGGAGCAGCTGCACCCGGTGGTGATGATCGAGTGCCCGCGCCTGCTCTTCCCCTTCGCCCGCCAGATCGTGGCCGATGCGGTGCGCAACGGCGGCTTCCCGCCCCTCTACATCGACCCGATCGACTTCGTCGCCCTCTACCGCCAGCGCGCCGCCGAGGTGCAGGCCCAGCAGAATGGCGCCGGTCCGACGCTGTCGTAA
- a CDS encoding adenosine kinase, which translates to MSQTRIDVLTLGNAIVDVLAHTDEAFLLHKKVHKGAMQLIDEARAEELYGDMGPAVIVSGGSGANTAAGAASLGVKAGFIGKVKNDETGKLFAHDLRAIDVHYDVKPAEDGPATARSFILVTPDGERTMNTYLGACQNLTPDDVNPDTVRASSIVYLEGYLWDPPAAKEAFRKAVKIAHEAGNKVALTLSDAFCVDRYRDEFLGLMRDGSLDILFANIHELQSLYGTSDADSALAALREENVLGAVTRSADGALIVTRGETRAVPAFPVERVVDTTGAGDLFASGFLAGLVNNLDLVDCARLGGLAAAEIISHLGARPQANLRELAQQEGLLG; encoded by the coding sequence ATGTCCCAGACCCGCATCGACGTCCTCACCCTCGGCAACGCCATCGTTGACGTGCTCGCCCATACGGACGAGGCGTTCCTGCTCCACAAGAAGGTGCATAAGGGCGCCATGCAGCTCATCGACGAGGCCCGCGCCGAGGAGCTCTACGGCGACATGGGCCCGGCGGTGATCGTGTCGGGCGGCTCGGGAGCCAACACGGCCGCGGGCGCAGCCTCCCTCGGGGTGAAGGCCGGCTTCATCGGCAAGGTGAAGAACGACGAGACGGGCAAGCTCTTCGCCCACGACCTCAGGGCCATCGACGTCCATTACGACGTGAAGCCCGCCGAGGACGGTCCCGCTACGGCGCGCAGCTTCATCCTGGTGACGCCGGATGGCGAGCGCACCATGAACACCTATCTGGGCGCCTGCCAGAACCTCACGCCCGACGACGTGAACCCGGACACGGTGCGCGCCTCGAGCATCGTCTATCTCGAAGGCTATCTCTGGGATCCGCCGGCCGCCAAGGAGGCCTTCCGCAAGGCGGTGAAGATCGCCCACGAGGCCGGCAACAAGGTGGCCCTCACCCTGTCCGACGCCTTCTGCGTCGACCGCTACCGCGACGAGTTCCTGGGCCTCATGCGCGACGGCAGCCTCGACATCCTCTTCGCCAACATCCACGAACTGCAGAGCCTCTACGGCACCTCGGACGCGGACAGCGCTCTGGCGGCCCTGCGCGAGGAAAACGTGCTCGGCGCCGTCACCCGCTCGGCGGACGGCGCCCTGATCGTGACTCGCGGCGAGACCAGGGCCGTGCCGGCCTTCCCCGTCGAGCGCGTGGTCGACACCACGGGCGCGGGCGACCTTTTCGCCTCGGGCTTCCTCGCGGGCCTCGTGAACAACCTCGACCTCGTCGATTGCGCCCGCCTCGGCGGCCTCGCCGCCGCCGAGATCATCAGCCACCTGGGCGCCCGCCCGCAGGCGAACCTGCGCGAGCTGGCGCAGCAGGAAGGACTTTTGGGGTAA
- a CDS encoding Smr/MutS family protein yields MPKRSRTRQLSSEEKRLWSHVARHVKPMKGKRLPVEPEPEDKPATASAPQAAAAVPVLPPLPPPAKPALPPLAPVERKTLQALRRGRKEVDSVIDLHGMRQEEAHFALLRFLHRAQGSGYGLVLVITGKGGAAVAGGLFDERGVLRRMVPHWLRLPDLRHVVIGFEEASPQHGGSGALYVRLRRRRGTG; encoded by the coding sequence ATGCCCAAGCGAAGCCGCACCCGCCAGCTCAGCTCCGAGGAGAAGCGGCTCTGGTCTCACGTGGCCAGGCATGTGAAGCCCATGAAAGGCAAGCGCCTCCCGGTCGAGCCGGAACCCGAGGACAAACCCGCCACGGCCTCCGCACCGCAGGCCGCGGCCGCCGTGCCCGTGCTGCCTCCGCTCCCGCCCCCGGCGAAACCCGCCCTGCCCCCGCTGGCTCCGGTGGAGCGCAAGACCCTTCAGGCCCTGCGCCGGGGCCGCAAGGAGGTGGACAGTGTCATCGACCTGCACGGGATGCGCCAGGAAGAGGCGCATTTCGCCCTTTTGCGGTTCCTGCACCGGGCGCAGGGCTCCGGCTACGGACTCGTCCTCGTCATCACCGGCAAGGGTGGGGCGGCCGTTGCCGGCGGCCTGTTCGACGAACGGGGGGTGCTGCGCCGCATGGTTCCCCACTGGCTTCGCCTGCCCGACCTGCGCCATGTGGTGATCGGCTTCGAGGAGGCCTCTCCCCAGCACGGCGGATCCGGTGCACTCTATGTCAGGCTCCGCCGGCGGCGGGGCACAGGATAG
- a CDS encoding hemolysin family protein: MNEDRSRSDRPVRTPTETDDTRDHWYDRVLTRLGLKPRESIRHDLEDVLAETVEDTDFSPQERAMLKNVLSFHRIRVEDVMVPRADIVAVAADTNLGELLSLFRTAGHSRLPVYGETLDDPKGMVHIRDFLDFIAMRADGGASEAGSSDEAPLPSLGQIDLSMALSSANILRPVLFVPRSMPAIDLLVRMQATRTHMALVIDEYGGTDGLVSIEDLVEMVVGDIEDEHDEDATLTIVPAADGTYIADARASLDEVKDVLGLDLTEEEGAEDIDTIGGFIVTLAGRVPSRSEVIEGPSGLEFEVLDADPRRVKRLRVHRRTFEAEAGDGQANAPRPESAAAE; the protein is encoded by the coding sequence ATGAACGAAGATCGAAGTCGTAGCGACCGACCTGTCCGAACCCCGACCGAGACAGACGACACACGCGACCACTGGTACGACCGGGTTCTGACCCGTCTCGGCCTGAAACCCCGTGAATCCATCCGTCACGACCTTGAGGACGTCCTCGCCGAAACCGTCGAGGACACGGATTTCTCGCCCCAGGAGCGGGCGATGCTCAAGAACGTGCTCTCCTTCCACCGGATCCGGGTGGAGGACGTGATGGTGCCCCGCGCCGACATCGTGGCGGTGGCGGCTGACACCAATCTCGGCGAACTCCTGAGCCTGTTTCGCACGGCCGGCCATTCCCGCCTGCCGGTCTATGGCGAGACCCTGGACGACCCCAAGGGCATGGTCCATATCCGCGACTTCCTCGATTTCATCGCCATGCGGGCCGATGGTGGTGCCTCGGAGGCCGGATCGAGCGATGAAGCTCCCCTGCCGAGCCTCGGCCAGATCGACCTGTCGATGGCGCTCTCCTCCGCCAATATCCTGCGTCCGGTCCTGTTCGTGCCGCGCTCCATGCCGGCCATCGACCTTCTCGTGCGCATGCAGGCGACCCGCACGCACATGGCCCTGGTCATCGACGAATACGGCGGCACAGACGGCCTCGTGTCCATCGAGGACCTGGTCGAGATGGTGGTGGGCGACATCGAGGACGAGCACGACGAGGATGCGACCCTCACCATCGTGCCGGCGGCCGACGGCACCTACATCGCCGATGCCCGCGCGAGCCTCGACGAGGTCAAGGACGTGCTGGGCCTCGACCTGACCGAGGAAGAGGGTGCCGAGGACATCGATACCATTGGCGGCTTCATCGTGACGCTCGCCGGCCGCGTCCCGTCCCGCAGCGAGGTGATCGAAGGTCCGTCGGGCCTGGAATTCGAGGTCCTCGACGCCGACCCCCGGCGCGTGAAGCGGCTGCGCGTCCATCGCCGCACCTTCGAGGCAGAGGCCGGAGACGGCCAGGCGAACGCCCCGCGCCCCGAAAGCGCTGCCGCGGAATGA
- a CDS encoding Tim44/TimA family putative adaptor protein → MQDSFDITTLIFIVLAVFVIWRLRSVLGQKTGNEQPPFDPMSRRDAPLRPGNAPAEPDHNVVRLPGANGTRPASEIPPAERWKGIAEPGTPTAQALDGIARAEPGFDAAEFLEGAKSAYEMIVTAFAQGDRKILKDLLSRDVYEGFERAITERERRGETVETTFVSIDKAEMAGAELQGKTAQIVVRFLSKLITATRDASGTVVDGSPETVADVTDVWTFARTLGSRDPNWQLVATEAGQ, encoded by the coding sequence ATGCAGGATTCCTTCGACATCACGACCCTCATTTTTATCGTACTCGCCGTTTTCGTGATCTGGCGTCTGCGCTCCGTCCTGGGGCAGAAGACCGGCAACGAGCAACCGCCCTTCGACCCGATGTCGCGTCGGGATGCCCCCTTGCGTCCAGGCAATGCGCCGGCCGAGCCCGATCACAATGTGGTGCGCCTGCCCGGCGCCAACGGTACCCGTCCCGCGTCCGAAATCCCCCCGGCCGAGCGCTGGAAAGGCATCGCCGAGCCCGGCACGCCCACGGCCCAGGCCCTCGACGGCATTGCCCGCGCGGAGCCTGGCTTCGACGCGGCCGAGTTCCTGGAGGGCGCCAAGTCGGCCTATGAAATGATCGTGACCGCCTTCGCCCAGGGCGACCGCAAGATTCTCAAGGATCTTCTCTCCCGCGACGTCTATGAAGGCTTCGAGCGGGCGATCACCGAGCGCGAGCGCCGCGGTGAGACGGTGGAGACCACCTTCGTGTCCATCGACAAGGCCGAGATGGCGGGCGCCGAGCTTCAGGGCAAGACGGCCCAGATCGTCGTGCGCTTCCTCTCCAAGCTCATCACGGCCACCCGTGACGCCTCCGGCACCGTGGTCGACGGCAGCCCGGAGACCGTGGCCGACGTCACCGACGTGTGGACCTTCGCGCGCACCCTCGGCAGCCGCGATCCCAACTGGCAGCTTGTGGCGACCGAAGCGGGGCAATGA